GGGGTgtgtgtaccacacacacacacacagctctgcatCACAATGCAAGTTCATGAGAACACAGTGTCTTTTTCCACACAGTACTGAGTATGAGAGTGTAAGATCAAATGCCAAAAAcgtctaaaaataaaaattgagatGTACAATATGCTGTGTTTATGCCACTGCTTTGGCTGTCATCATCTTCGCTAGGGCTAGGTATCATTTTAAAATTTTCGAAACCGGTACCCAAACGATACTTtttttttcgataccttttttctaaattgtaaccaaaaaataaataaattcctacGCATATTGCTTTATGAATTTCAGTTTTAAaagttcttttgaaaaaaatatcagcattattttgacaaaaatgtaattacattagtgatgtcaatcacttaaaaatgaattataatgaattataaataaattatattcttttttttatgctgCTAGTTGCCTGTATTTTAAGAGGTAGGCAGTATTAATAGAATAGTGTGGTTTAGATCAGACAGACTaaagcttttttttactgtactataATATTTCAGgatagagagagggacagacagacagacaagagtgagtgagggagggagatggagagagggggAGGGACAGGCAGAGCGAGGGAAAGAGACAGCGCAAGTAAgtctgagacagagagagggagatactGCACAATTTAGCGAGAGTAGGGTATTCTTGATTCCAGAATTATGACAAAACGAtacttaaaagaataaaaaaaaaaaaaatcctaaaatttcCTTACATTAAGTAATTTCTGCCAGGCATGTCATACTTTCTGTTTAACTGCTGTATTTTCTAAATATCCGATTTCTAAACTTTATATACAGGCTGGTCAGTGCAGATGTATTGAGCTAGAGCTCTGTTTAGTCTTTCTGCTTCAAGACTGTGGCACAGAGTCTCGTACAGCGTGTCAGTTTCTCACTAATAGCCATTCGTGACCTCAGTGTCATCTCTCTCTCAGGTGTCTCTGGTCACTCCCTGACCTCTGCATAACTAGGTGTGTATTGGGAGGATCCTGAATACGATGCAGAATGCAACACAGTAAAGAggttatattatgatatattgcaATACGGTGAGCAGGAAATATATCATgtttttaagggtatttttgtattattattagtcttggtaagttactgttccTGCTGTAATTTTGACAAGAAAAACTTTATTGAAAAATACTCTGAAATTAGGCCAGggcaatatggaaaaaaatcttatcacgatatagtttaccatattatttaatattgataTGTATCACAAAAAATCGAATCACTTTCTGTCgcactgaaagttttttttttctacttttaagtgagagaataagggagttatcaaacttttttgtattatttagtcaGAGGTTAACAAATGAACATTAGAACATTTTATATAAGtgtatcaataaaaataaaacactcaaatcCTGTATATTCAAAGATCAAATGTTACAGAATAACAAAGTAAACAGAGAACTAAATTATTTGGTcagttccaaataaataaaaatctctcaggcaaaataaagtaaattattttaaaacaaagtctTCAAGCAACTTTCCACACTCTAAGCCGTAGATGTAAACTTAACCTGATGTAACTCTATTCCAGCCACATGCAAACTAAACACACTGTGAAACTTTATTCATTCCTGCAACTTtggacaataaataaactattagggcagaatatggtaaaactataaaatattataaatagagcATATTGGAGGGTGTGTCCATGGAgtcaccactgtttacatctttacaaatttgcactgctaaattattatataaatgcaTACTAGCATATCTAGCCTTCTAGCTATCTAGCTTGCcttctagctagctagctatctagctatctagctagcctTCTAGCTATCTAGCTTTCTATCTAACCCTCTAGCTAGCcttctagctatctagctagcctTCTAGCTATCTAGCTTTCTATCTAACCCTCTAGCTAGCcttctagctatctagctagccttctagctatctagctagcctTCTAGCTGTCTAGCTTTCTATCTAGCCTTCTAGCTAGCTATCTTTTTATAGCTAGCtttctagctagctatctttTTATAGCTAGCtttctagctagctaactttataGCTTGCTAGCTGTATAGCTTGCTAGCTTTAGCTTTCTAGTTATCTAGTTGCAAACTATCTATCTTTTTATCGCACAGCACTATCTGAAATATGAAATTTTATTAGGGTCATATCGACCACCCGTACATAACTTTGAATAAAATCAATACCAATCAAAAATcattttttgaaaatcaatacagtatcgTGAAACATATTACAGTACCTTGATTATATTAATACATTCTTACTCCCTCTATTCAATACCTCTTTCTCAtctagtgtgtgttttttaaagacTCTAGTAATAAATCTGGACACTGGGTGTCCTGGATTTGCCTACTGGCTCTCTGATCCCTCCACCTGGGCActtggtttttgtgtgtgtggactgGAAATGTACGCCTGTTCTTACGTCATGAGTGTGTGTGCAGCCAGATGGAGGCAGCAGGAGgggaaagagcgagaggaagGAGGGATAAAGAGGATGAAGGAGTTTTTGAATAGACTGAGAGAATTCTCTGTGGAGGAAGTATCTGTAGTGTATTAGTAAAGTGTGTTCGGATGGATGGAAGAAtatgaaaaaagagagaagtgGTGGAATGAAGCTACTGCTCACTGTATGGACTGTGTGGGTGGAGAAAGAATGCTTTGGAGGTGGATGGAGGggagaaagaaataaaagcatTGGTTTGGCCAGTTCCTACAGGTGCATTATGGGATGGGTATTGTTATGGTAACTCCATCATATTGGGTTGTTAGGGGTAACAAGGCTGTTTACATCCCAATTCACTCATtctctttcattttttgtttCCAGGACAACAGAAACGCCTCAGAAGAAAAGCCTGTTCAGCGCTCCAAGGTATATATTTCTGTgtgttgtgtatttttgtgtgttttcagtTTGGTGTgggaaatgtattattattattttttttttttaattctcatcATGATTTAAACCATCAAAGCATACTTTACTATTGGATTAGCTgacatgtaaaataataattattaattaataatatcagCCAGTTTTCATCACAAATAAGTGATCTTTGATTGGCtaacatatattatttatctgATGCTATGAGCTCAGATTACAGTCAACTGCTAGATGGCAATTGACTCAAACTCGCATATTTGTAGAAtatgtaaaaatacatatttatggCAGAGGCAGCGTTAAGACttaaccccactaactggataccccaaTCAAGAGTGTACTGCAAATTACTGCATGTAATTTAACACCACTGGAGATGAACACGCTTGAAGGAGAACATAAACTTTCAGCTCTGTTCTATCAGCTAATGGACTAAGTGATCTAGGGGAGGGAGGGTCATTTTACCTACTAGTGAGGACAAGACCAGTTTCTGATCAAGACTTTGTAGAGTAAAGCTGTTTATCGTATTtaacggactataaggcacatcgtATTATACGgttcactatcaatgaacgtctatttttatacataaagctcACCGGAAtaaaaggcgcattttaagcgacaataggaAGTAACAAGGGTGTCACATAGTagtaatctatacagatttctctactgttttacactatttacaataagcttagatttccagtattttcaacagtgtggttagcagcaacgctagccgtggttagcagtgcttggcgctagtaaatgctgcctgacagtgctacactgaaaaaccctgagagttccgtttagccagggtgctatcagctagtggtttgttccacatagcttgttttaacacagaaaacacagcagACAagagtctaatatactcacctctgaatggtgaaagagctagcactgtgttaagtggctaatgctaatattgcttcagccttggtgctggtaAAAACTTCACTAAAagtcctgtataatgctgtacttcagcagagtggctccttacaacctgactggtagaattcatacacaaggtgcactggattataaggcgcactgtcaatttgTGGAAAAAAtgcaaaggattttaagtgcgccttataatgggGAAAAAAACGGTAAGCTTTAAACAGTTACTACAACTCCAAATTCATCTGTTTGCTCATGAGCTgctaaatactttatttatttattttttattttttttattattgtttaggcattttttctgtctgtccctgtttttctctgttctcttctTGTCAGCTTGATACTCCTCCTCCCACTTTTCTTCATCTGCTTCTTCAGAGCCTTTGAACCCATTTAATTGTTAATGCTTACTGAACTATTGATCGCTTAAGCTACCTGCCTGCCTGTGAATTACTTACAGGGGTTAgcttaaattattaataatgtgaaCAAAACGGCCCaacactgactgtgtgtgtgtgtgtgtgtgtgtgtgttttcgttCTTTCAGTCATTCAGTTTCAAGACTCCGAGTGAGACCTGTGCAGCCTGTCAGAAGACAGTGTATCCGATGGAGAGACTGGTGGCCAACAATCTTATTTTCCATACAGTCTGCTTCTGCTGCAAGCACTGCAATGCCAAACTCaggttagacacacacacataaacacacacactcacgggtGCACAGAGTTTGCATGGAAACACTTCACTGACAAGTCCTTACCTGCTCTCAAACTTGTAGGGAAATACCTAGCACAGCTCACCACCCACCAAAAGCCA
The sequence above is drawn from the Astyanax mexicanus isolate ESR-SI-001 chromosome 19, AstMex3_surface, whole genome shotgun sequence genome and encodes:
- the limd2 gene encoding LIM domain-containing protein 2, translating into MDNRNASEEKPVQRSKSFSFKTPSETCAACQKTVYPMERLVANNLIFHTVCFCCKHCNAKLSLGTYAALQGEFYCKPHYQQLFKSKGNYDEGFGRKQHKELWASKDAESITKTA